Within the Sphingobium baderi genome, the region TCTGTCGAAAAGACAGAGATCATCGCCTTGCCCACCAGATTTTCTTCCGGAACAAGGCCGATGCCGCCACCTTCCACCGCCGGGAAGCGGCTGTCGGCGCTACGGTCACGATTGTCGCCCATCATGAAGAGATGGCCTTCCGGCACGACCACCGTGTCGCGGTCATCCGCCGCGCCGTCCGGCACGAGGTCCAGCACATTATAGCTTTTCCCGTTGGGCAGCGTTTCGCGATATTGGGGATAGCGGCACTGGCGTCCGCCGCCGGGCGCGGCTTCTTCAAACTTCGGGCGATAGCAGGGGGAGGGGCTGCCCTCCTTCGCGGCGGCATCGATCATATTCGGGGTGACGGGGATCACCAGGTCCGCCACTTTCTGCTTGGGAATGGCCTGACCATTCAGGTAAACGGTGCCCCCGCGCACGGAAATCATGTCGCCGGGCAGGCCGATGACGCGCTTGATATAGTCATTCTTCTGGCTGGGCGGCGCCTTGAACACCACCACGTCGCCCCGTTCCGGCGTCGAGGCGAAGATGCGGCCGGGGATCAGTGGCACACCGAAAGGCAGGGAATAGCGCGAATAGCCATAGGGCCATTTTGCCACCAGCAGATAGTCGCCGATCAGCAGCCGCGGCTGCATGGATTCCGACGGAATGTTGAACGGCGAAACGATGAAGCTCCGCAGGACAAAGACGAACACCGCCAGCTTTGCGAGAAACCAGAGGAAATCCCGCGTTTCCGATTTTGCGTTCATGCTCGTTCGATTTGTCCCTTAGTGACGCCGACAAAGCGGCCTGTCGCGGCTTTTGCGGGCTTGGATGAGCCGCGTCAAGCGCAGGCGCCGATGCAAATAGTCCTGTCATTGGTTAAAGAGGAAAAGAATCGACAAGTGCAGCGTC harbors:
- the lepB gene encoding signal peptidase I — protein: MNAKSETRDFLWFLAKLAVFVFVLRSFIVSPFNIPSESMQPRLLIGDYLLVAKWPYGYSRYSLPFGVPLIPGRIFASTPERGDVVVFKAPPSQKNDYIKRVIGLPGDMISVRGGTVYLNGQAIPKQKVADLVIPVTPNMIDAAAKEGSPSPCYRPKFEEAAPGGGRQCRYPQYRETLPNGKSYNVLDLVPDGAADDRDTVVVPEGHLFMMGDNRDRSADSRFPAVEGGGIGLVPEENLVGKAMISVFSTDGSANWFLPWTWFTAARWSRIGEGF